Proteins encoded together in one Thermococcus barophilus MP window:
- a CDS encoding DUF835 domain-containing protein, which produces MDKMFLNMGRGLSLVIKLIAALYLLYIARTRDRKSALIWGLAWLSAALSILFDIAGVNYLNSLFEALFASLLFCGVLMIINEEAFYFFTPGFYYVASVPFIITLYLIGIMHFGERSEWMMTIGVPYGLSGFYILLSGVLILPFSRVYRKKATFLAISLILYGAHEMDYPILRPVSWFAPIGFLLGAIFTFMVSYSVIQFVRTERFQEFPRRRKYEKSEGEIETGVLIIGEEKYREIRETLQNTKVLAFLRDLSNVPGRWEVYFITHITGKDFKTISPTNLAKMVELVNRYLRSMAETEQRGIIVIDCLEYLIMYNSFESIVKFLSLLRDFVLMYGGTLVLVTNPSVWSEKEWALLKRLLS; this is translated from the coding sequence ATGGATAAAATGTTTCTCAATATGGGAAGAGGGCTTAGTCTGGTAATAAAGCTTATCGCAGCGTTGTATCTGCTTTATATTGCAAGAACCAGGGACAGAAAATCTGCTTTAATCTGGGGATTAGCATGGCTCTCTGCAGCACTCTCAATTTTGTTTGACATTGCTGGAGTTAACTATCTAAACTCGCTCTTTGAAGCACTCTTTGCATCGCTGCTTTTTTGTGGGGTGCTTATGATCATAAACGAAGAGGCATTTTACTTTTTCACTCCAGGCTTTTATTACGTGGCCTCAGTGCCCTTTATAATAACCCTCTATCTGATTGGGATCATGCATTTTGGGGAGAGATCTGAATGGATGATGACCATTGGAGTTCCCTACGGACTCTCTGGATTCTACATACTCCTCTCTGGAGTTCTTATACTCCCTTTCTCGAGGGTATACCGCAAAAAGGCAACGTTTCTTGCTATTTCCCTTATTTTATATGGAGCACATGAGATGGATTATCCCATTCTGAGACCGGTTTCATGGTTTGCTCCCATAGGGTTCTTATTAGGTGCCATCTTTACGTTTATGGTGTCCTATTCCGTAATCCAGTTTGTGAGAACCGAGAGATTTCAAGAATTCCCAAGGAGAAGAAAATATGAAAAGTCTGAAGGAGAGATAGAAACCGGGGTCTTAATTATAGGCGAAGAAAAATACAGGGAGATAAGAGAAACACTCCAGAATACTAAAGTTCTTGCTTTCCTAAGAGATTTATCAAATGTCCCGGGAAGGTGGGAAGTGTATTTCATAACTCACATCACAGGAAAAGACTTCAAAACGATATCCCCCACAAATTTAGCAAAAATGGTGGAGCTTGTAAACAGATATCTTCGCAGTATGGCAGAGACCGAACAGAGAGGAATAATAGTCATTGACTGCCTTGAATACCTCATAATGTACAACAGCTTTGAATCAATTGTCAAGTTCCTCAGTTTGTTGAGAGATTTCGTTTTGATGTATGGTGGAACCTTGGTACTTGTGACAAATCCATCAGTATGGTCAGAAAAGGAGTGGGCACTGCTGAAGAGGCTTTTGAGTTAG
- a CDS encoding 4Fe-4S dicluster domain-containing protein — translation MSEEAKSEERIWILITPDKCSGCRLCEVACSLEHEGIIWPEASRIRIYELLPGVNVPHTCVQCPDYPCVNACNFGALTVDENTGAVLVNEEKCTECGACVLACPGKVPRIPAGKGSVVICDLCGGNPKCVEVCHEAGHDALTLVRGNYRSIYRTFAKEPVEKSMDLARKMYGEEFVR, via the coding sequence ATGAGCGAAGAAGCAAAAAGTGAAGAAAGGATATGGATACTCATAACCCCCGATAAATGCAGCGGCTGTAGGCTGTGTGAGGTTGCATGTTCTCTTGAGCATGAGGGCATAATATGGCCCGAGGCTTCTCGCATAAGGATCTACGAGCTCTTACCTGGTGTGAACGTCCCTCACACATGTGTTCAATGCCCCGATTATCCCTGCGTCAATGCCTGCAACTTCGGTGCACTGACTGTTGACGAAAACACAGGGGCAGTTCTTGTTAACGAGGAGAAGTGCACAGAGTGCGGAGCCTGTGTTTTGGCATGCCCAGGGAAAGTTCCAAGAATTCCGGCAGGAAAGGGCAGCGTCGTTATCTGCGATCTATGCGGCGGGAATCCAAAGTGTGTTGAAGTCTGTCATGAAGCTGGTCACGACGCTCTAACGCTTGTTAGAGGCAACTACCGCTCAATATACAGGACATTCGCAAAAGAACCAGTTGAAAAGAGCATGGATTTAGCGAGAAAAATGTATGGAGAAGAGTTTGTGAGGTGA
- a CDS encoding MoaD/ThiS family protein: MKVKIRLYGELALKFSPEFEVEIEENLTVGDLLKKLKISDQEYHILVNEKKVSKDHKLKENDYIKLLPVVYGG, translated from the coding sequence ATGAAGGTGAAGATTAGGCTGTATGGAGAGCTCGCATTGAAATTCTCTCCAGAATTCGAAGTTGAAATCGAAGAAAATTTAACGGTTGGGGATCTGCTTAAAAAGCTGAAAATAAGCGATCAAGAATACCATATACTCGTAAATGAGAAAAAAGTCAGCAAAGACCACAAATTAAAGGAAAATGACTACATAAAGCTTTTACCGGTGGTTTATGGTGGCTAA
- a CDS encoding DUF116 domain-containing protein — protein MSLENTIAKLFALGADLSTRNAVRMALSLISEDEELTDQIYVELKNKAYKEDFAKIPAEKRAVFIPQCLRNIKECPAEFDSYGWKCTKCGKCVIGDIIEYGEKLGYRQFYITPGGSLVKKILKEKVPKGEIKAAIGIACWPELAEAAEKLAPLKIPLQAVPLLKAGCINTIVDIERVKDVLRIGIADGREKAELSASMVRKPAVS, from the coding sequence ATGAGCTTAGAGAACACCATAGCCAAACTCTTCGCTCTTGGGGCAGATTTAAGCACAAGAAATGCAGTGAGAATGGCGCTTTCTCTCATAAGTGAAGACGAAGAGCTCACGGATCAAATCTACGTTGAGCTTAAGAATAAGGCGTACAAAGAAGATTTTGCAAAGATACCTGCTGAAAAAAGAGCTGTTTTCATACCTCAATGTCTAAGAAATATCAAAGAATGTCCTGCAGAATTTGATAGCTATGGATGGAAATGCACCAAATGCGGTAAGTGCGTAATTGGAGACATCATAGAATACGGAGAAAAGCTTGGCTACAGACAGTTCTACATAACCCCCGGGGGAAGTCTGGTTAAGAAGATCCTCAAAGAGAAAGTTCCAAAGGGAGAAATAAAAGCTGCCATTGGAATAGCGTGCTGGCCTGAGCTGGCAGAAGCTGCAGAAAAGTTGGCACCTCTAAAGATCCCCCTTCAAGCGGTTCCTCTGCTGAAGGCTGGGTGCATAAACACTATTGTTGATATTGAGAGGGTTAAGGATGTTCTCAGGATAGGCATAGCAGATGGCAGAGAAAAAGCAGAACTTTCTGCAAGCATGGTGCGAAAACCTGCTGTAAGCTAA
- a CDS encoding RAD55 family ATPase, producing MHTSHITRISTGVKGLDELIEGGLIPGRVYLITGPPGSGKTTLAFHFLLEGARHGEKGLYVSLIQKPEDVVKDIAKYDPSIFAYIKTWKIILYDLGPVLWRETEKVPTWSSVLFRIKELSETEKIDRLVIDPVTAIEFSVSNPARKKAELARFIRAIEDLGITAYLIGEMTDMDRYTEEHYLTSGVIMMHYFMHKNRMIRAIQILKMRGTKHDMDMKKVIFSDNGIIVFNKSPFEEEV from the coding sequence ATGCATACCTCTCACATAACAAGGATTTCTACTGGAGTTAAAGGTCTTGATGAGCTTATTGAAGGAGGATTAATCCCCGGGAGAGTTTACTTGATTACTGGACCCCCTGGTAGCGGCAAAACAACCCTCGCATTTCATTTCTTATTGGAAGGTGCCAGACATGGAGAAAAAGGCCTTTATGTTTCATTAATTCAAAAACCAGAAGACGTTGTTAAGGACATAGCAAAATATGACCCCTCCATTTTTGCATATATAAAAACTTGGAAAATAATACTGTATGACTTGGGACCAGTTCTCTGGAGAGAAACAGAAAAAGTTCCAACATGGAGCAGTGTCCTTTTTAGAATCAAAGAGCTATCAGAGACAGAAAAAATAGATAGACTTGTGATAGATCCCGTAACTGCCATTGAGTTTTCAGTATCAAACCCAGCAAGAAAAAAAGCCGAGCTTGCCAGGTTCATAAGGGCAATTGAAGATTTAGGAATAACGGCATATTTGATAGGCGAAATGACAGATATGGACAGATATACCGAAGAGCATTACCTCACAAGTGGAGTTATCATGATGCACTACTTCATGCACAAAAATAGAATGATAAGAGCAATTCAAATACTAAAGATGAGAGGAACCAAGCATGATATGGACATGAAAAAAGTCATATTCTCGGATAACGGAATCATAGTCTTTAATAAATCTCCCTTTGAAGAAGAGGTGTAG
- a CDS encoding DMT family transporter, whose protein sequence is MKKAELVLLGITAIWGFTFPAMKVSLDYVSPILFLAYRFGIASLLMLLIFRNRVLQTDTIKEGFILGITLFFGHGFQIIGLKYTTASNSAFITSLYVVFTPFIAYFILKDRLELRDFVSLIFAVMGLYLISGASVRFNKGDLLTVLCALSFAFQIVLVQKFKERDYLSLAFWQIFWNFMFSLVYSVIFEGIRYPSGYLPWLGILYTSVFATVIAFTLQIKYQKETKAHRAALIYSAEPIFGHISAFLTMGEILSLKGYVGAALILGAIWNEIRNERG, encoded by the coding sequence ATGAAAAAGGCAGAACTTGTACTTTTGGGAATAACTGCAATATGGGGGTTTACATTTCCAGCAATGAAAGTCAGTCTTGACTATGTCTCCCCGATTCTCTTTTTAGCATATCGTTTTGGTATTGCCTCTCTTCTGATGCTTCTGATATTCAGAAATAGGGTTTTGCAGACTGACACAATTAAAGAGGGCTTCATTTTGGGCATAACGCTGTTTTTTGGACATGGATTTCAAATTATTGGCTTAAAATATACAACTGCATCTAACTCAGCTTTTATAACATCCCTCTATGTCGTTTTTACCCCCTTCATTGCTTACTTTATTCTTAAAGATAGACTTGAGCTTAGAGATTTTGTTTCGTTAATTTTTGCAGTTATGGGGCTCTATTTAATCTCTGGGGCAAGTGTAAGGTTCAACAAAGGAGATCTGCTAACAGTTCTATGTGCACTTTCTTTTGCGTTTCAGATAGTTTTAGTTCAGAAATTCAAGGAGAGAGATTACCTAAGTTTAGCCTTCTGGCAGATATTCTGGAACTTTATGTTCTCGTTGGTATATTCTGTCATCTTTGAGGGCATAAGGTATCCTTCTGGATATCTCCCCTGGCTGGGCATTCTCTATACATCGGTATTTGCCACGGTAATTGCCTTCACCCTTCAAATCAAGTATCAGAAAGAAACTAAGGCTCACAGAGCGGCATTGATTTATTCAGCGGAGCCGATATTTGGACATATATCTGCATTCCTGACAATGGGGGAAATTCTGAGTTTAAAGGGTTATGTGGGTGCTGCCCTTATACTTGGAGCAATATGGAACGAGATAAGAAATGAAAGAGGTTAG
- a CDS encoding aldehyde ferredoxin oxidoreductase family protein gives MYGYTGKLIDVDLSREKIEVVEIDEGILRKFYGGRGLGTYILWKELGERWEYVDPLGEENLLLILTGPLTGYYPGIKTAVVSKSPESNGVVGSVLSSEVGIELKASGYDGIIIRGKAKEPVYLFVNDDTIEIRDASKYWGMNGVEVVKTLTKDVHEELKKKEKLKGVPKEPAIMYIGRGGENKVRFAAIMAKLMHAAGYGGFGAVMGSKMLKAVVVKGSKALPQVYDREKFKTMLREFQKELLTLTTFRQWGTGAGGYSVGKDRSSQPVKNWQEEYHDNEEISVVNFELKAWIKKYWADYGCPVNCMKISYLRYGPYKGSITDAPDYELMAYMGTNLGIFEPEKIVYLSYLVDEYGLDGINAGNVLGFAAELYQRGILTKEDLGFELKWGDEKAFARLLEMIVNKEGIGKILAEGTYRAALKISEMKGSDALRYAVHVKGIGVGAHGIRSDLDYTKDISYAASVQGGDHTATAGLPARSYEGELVNAFYDSAVICMFVTKPGFERILEFGNAVTGFDLTPEKWFNEAGLRIIHLQRILLLLGGPDVYWDPRKDDDNPPRFYEPLPSGPVKGKAPTKDDIRGKLKQYYQEIGYDENGIPKEEVLEELGIGEAKREVKRIKRRLGL, from the coding sequence ATGTACGGCTATACTGGAAAGCTCATTGATGTTGATTTAAGCAGGGAAAAAATAGAGGTTGTAGAAATTGATGAAGGGATACTGAGAAAGTTCTATGGTGGAAGAGGATTAGGCACTTACATCCTCTGGAAAGAGCTTGGAGAAAGATGGGAATATGTTGACCCTCTTGGTGAGGAAAACCTTCTGCTCATTTTGACGGGACCTTTAACGGGTTATTACCCCGGAATAAAAACTGCCGTGGTATCTAAGTCCCCAGAAAGCAATGGTGTTGTTGGAAGTGTTCTAAGCAGTGAGGTGGGAATCGAGCTCAAAGCTTCTGGATACGACGGAATAATAATCAGAGGAAAAGCGAAAGAGCCGGTTTATCTTTTCGTCAATGATGATACAATCGAAATCAGAGATGCAAGCAAATACTGGGGAATGAACGGTGTTGAAGTCGTTAAGACATTAACAAAAGATGTTCATGAAGAGCTGAAGAAGAAGGAAAAGCTCAAGGGTGTTCCAAAAGAGCCAGCAATTATGTATATAGGCAGAGGAGGAGAAAACAAAGTCCGCTTTGCTGCCATAATGGCTAAGCTGATGCATGCTGCCGGATATGGTGGTTTTGGGGCTGTTATGGGAAGCAAAATGCTCAAAGCAGTTGTGGTCAAGGGAAGCAAGGCTTTACCTCAGGTTTATGATAGAGAGAAGTTCAAAACCATGCTGAGGGAATTTCAAAAGGAGCTTTTAACGCTTACAACGTTCAGACAGTGGGGGACTGGGGCTGGCGGTTACAGTGTTGGAAAGGATCGCTCAAGCCAGCCGGTAAAGAACTGGCAAGAGGAGTATCACGACAACGAAGAAATCAGTGTTGTTAATTTTGAACTTAAAGCATGGATAAAGAAGTACTGGGCAGACTACGGCTGCCCAGTTAACTGCATGAAGATATCCTATTTGAGATATGGTCCCTATAAAGGCTCAATCACAGATGCCCCCGACTATGAACTCATGGCATACATGGGAACCAATTTGGGAATCTTTGAGCCGGAAAAGATCGTGTATCTATCTTATCTGGTTGACGAATACGGCCTTGATGGTATAAATGCCGGTAACGTTTTAGGATTTGCCGCTGAGCTATATCAGAGGGGAATACTAACAAAAGAGGATTTAGGCTTTGAGCTTAAGTGGGGAGACGAGAAAGCGTTTGCGAGACTTCTTGAGATGATCGTAAACAAAGAGGGAATAGGAAAGATTCTCGCCGAGGGGACTTATAGAGCAGCATTAAAGATAAGCGAAATGAAGGGTTCTGATGCCCTCAGATATGCAGTCCACGTGAAGGGAATCGGTGTGGGAGCACATGGAATAAGAAGCGATCTGGATTACACCAAGGACATAAGTTACGCCGCATCTGTTCAGGGTGGGGATCACACAGCAACCGCGGGTCTTCCCGCGAGAAGCTATGAAGGCGAATTAGTTAATGCATTCTATGACTCCGCTGTGATATGCATGTTCGTCACAAAGCCAGGATTTGAGCGTATTTTGGAGTTTGGAAACGCTGTTACTGGCTTTGATCTAACTCCAGAGAAGTGGTTCAACGAAGCAGGCTTAAGGATAATCCATCTACAGAGAATCCTCCTCTTGCTTGGAGGGCCAGATGTCTACTGGGATCCAAGAAAAGATGATGACAATCCACCAAGATTCTATGAACCCCTGCCAAGCGGTCCGGTGAAGGGGAAAGCACCAACAAAAGATGACATTAGGGGGAAGCTCAAGCAGTATTACCAAGAGATTGGCTACGATGAAAACGGTATTCCGAAGGAGGAAGTCTTAGAAGAGCTCGGTATAGGAGAGGCTAAGAGAGAAGTTAAAAGAATCAAAAGGCGTTTAGGGCTTTAA
- a CDS encoding polysaccharide deacetylase family protein: MFQKFGYHFHAYQPGDIIYIHDGSGWDPIKYSERLSPVSLEIRDIEVKGRNWTRAVIKAYEYVDDTLLLLRKNSVSVDFEPFTLYMILEHKPKIYSQIVETLQNHVEVVPTVPFHPIMPHLSIFEQEILAKVSFDFYEPFIRDKSIVGFWLPENVITRKTAGIITEATEKKVVFLLDERQFIGLNIPQAKYSCNTYKCDGKTAFVFGRDHQLSDAFAFNTLDAEGLIRAVSEGRIDVFKENSGIPYLVFLSSDLEALLSNPQQLDKFLKWIKGLEERGVEAVNAVEFVRKKVSGEYRCLHGECSEQFKINVKDYSSWSDYYDLSIDGRTGDMRWTGVRREDNKVIHRWYKGEKVSQLWKFAFTKLFRELNRAVRFGVMDLIKKYSRADSNSIKEFLVRYARIFFREHYEYFDMDTSVDYVTEPVKDADPALTLKLGRIYYIMLLANHSCPRFWENIDTRVTFGNVIAISKALIELIELYMEENSERANFLLLEYMKLLAFPQLYYDYDLFRMKGLEGWETSEEAWFASLKSEVPNSRYNVVTRAALYAAKEDLPRDIRSAIESLYDLKQAVADTGHIPGEVHGRWENKEWCEHRGV, translated from the coding sequence ATGTTCCAAAAATTCGGCTATCACTTTCACGCATACCAGCCGGGGGATATAATCTACATTCACGACGGTTCTGGATGGGATCCGATAAAATACTCCGAAAGATTAAGCCCTGTCTCACTGGAGATCAGAGACATAGAGGTCAAAGGGAGAAACTGGACAAGGGCAGTCATTAAAGCCTACGAATATGTTGACGATACTCTTTTACTGCTTAGAAAAAACAGCGTAAGTGTTGACTTTGAGCCCTTCACACTTTACATGATACTTGAACACAAGCCAAAGATTTACTCCCAGATTGTAGAAACTCTACAGAATCACGTTGAAGTTGTTCCCACAGTACCATTTCACCCGATAATGCCGCATTTGAGTATTTTTGAGCAGGAGATTTTAGCCAAGGTCTCCTTTGACTTTTATGAACCTTTTATAAGAGACAAAAGCATTGTCGGATTCTGGCTTCCTGAAAATGTCATAACAAGGAAAACCGCAGGAATCATTACCGAAGCAACTGAAAAAAAGGTTGTATTTCTACTTGATGAGAGGCAGTTCATAGGTTTGAATATACCGCAGGCAAAATACTCATGCAACACATACAAATGCGATGGAAAAACTGCCTTCGTGTTCGGCAGGGATCACCAGCTGAGCGATGCTTTTGCGTTCAACACACTGGATGCTGAGGGACTCATAAGGGCAGTTTCTGAGGGAAGAATCGATGTCTTCAAAGAAAACAGCGGCATTCCCTATCTGGTGTTCCTCTCAAGCGACCTGGAAGCTTTGCTCAGCAATCCCCAGCAGCTTGACAAGTTCCTAAAATGGATCAAGGGACTTGAAGAGAGAGGCGTTGAGGCCGTTAATGCAGTTGAATTCGTTAGGAAAAAGGTGAGCGGGGAATACAGATGCCTCCACGGTGAGTGCAGTGAGCAGTTTAAGATCAATGTTAAGGACTACTCAAGCTGGAGCGATTACTATGATCTGAGCATAGATGGGAGAACAGGAGACATGAGGTGGACAGGGGTCAGGAGGGAGGATAACAAAGTAATACACCGGTGGTATAAGGGGGAAAAGGTCTCCCAGCTTTGGAAGTTTGCATTTACAAAGCTCTTCCGCGAGCTCAACAGAGCAGTTCGCTTTGGAGTTATGGATCTGATTAAAAAGTACTCACGTGCTGATAGCAACAGCATAAAGGAGTTCTTAGTTAGATATGCCAGAATATTTTTCCGTGAGCATTACGAGTACTTCGACATGGACACAAGCGTTGACTATGTTACCGAACCAGTGAAGGATGCAGATCCTGCCCTCACCTTGAAGCTTGGAAGGATTTACTACATAATGCTCCTGGCAAATCATTCATGCCCAAGATTCTGGGAGAACATAGACACACGGGTAACCTTTGGGAACGTTATAGCCATAAGCAAAGCCCTGATTGAACTGATAGAGCTTTACATGGAAGAAAACAGCGAAAGGGCGAACTTCTTACTGCTTGAATACATGAAGCTGTTGGCATTTCCACAGCTCTACTACGATTATGATCTGTTCAGAATGAAGGGACTGGAAGGTTGGGAGACAAGCGAAGAAGCATGGTTTGCCTCGCTTAAAAGTGAAGTCCCCAACAGCAGGTACAACGTCGTCACGAGAGCAGCGTTATATGCAGCAAAAGAAGATCTACCAAGGGACATTCGGAGTGCAATAGAAAGTTTATACGACTTAAAACAGGCAGTCGCTGATACAGGACACATTCCGGGGGAGGTTCATGGGAGATGGGAGAACAAAGAATGGTGTGAGCATAGAGGTGTTTAG